The DNA region TTATTGGTTTATTCTCTGTTGTGCCACTCAGAAAGGTTTGTCCAATTTTCATGCTCTTGAAGATTGAACTTGACTATAGCTATCAGGATGCTTACTTAAACTTGTTATAGATAATGATCATCGACTACAAGCTGATCTATCCAAGTGGTACTGCCACTGCATACCTTATCAACGGCTTCCATACATTGAATGGTGAAAAATTAGCCAAGTAATAAACATTTGAATTTTCATTTCTCTTTCATCTTGGAATATCCAGCATAATTTAtgtgaaactttttttttttggtttctaGGAAGCAAGTATGGATGCTAGGCAAGTGCTTTATTGGTAGCTTCTTTTGGGGATTCTTTCAGTGGTTTTATACTGCTGCTGATGGTTGTGGCTTTGCATCATTCCCTACCCTTGGTCTTAAAGCCTATGAGAACAGGTAGTTTGGATTACCTGGATTTGTTCTATTTAATTGTATGTGTTGAAAATAATTAGTTGAAGGTCAATCAATATATCTTATAGTTAGAATTGATAAGCATGAACACTGAAAAGTGTAATGGGTCCTGAGGCAAAGAAAATATTATTCGATATAAAATAGTTGATAAGCATGGTACTTGTGGCTTAACCTTTTCTCTTACAGGTTCTACTTTGACTTCTCTGCAACATATGTTGGAGTTGGAATGATCTGCCCATATTTGGTGAATGTATCTGTTCTCCTGGGAGGCATCCTTTCGTGGGGAATCATGTGGCCTCTTATAAATAACCAAAAAGGTCATTGGTATCCAGCTGATACACCACCAAGTAGCCTTCATGGTTTGAATGGCTATAAGGTAAACCTCTGGCCATTTAGAATGTCACTAGTTGTTAACTTGCTTTTGTTAGAATTACATCACATACATATTTTCACTTCTTAGTACGTAGTTGTGTTCCCTTTTCTCTCCTATTCTACTCATTCTTTATCCACGCATTGTACAGGTATTCATAGGCATTGCCATAATTCTTGGTGATGGCCTTTATAACTTTGTCAAGGTTCTACATCGAACGATTGCTACCTTCGTCGCTGCAGCACGCCAAGGTCCCAGCACTCTTCCTGTTACAGATGATGACAGCCCTGCACCTGCTATCGTCTCTTATGACGATGAAAAGCGAACTCAGGTCTTCCTTAAAGATCAAATTCCACAATGGGTAGCATATGGGGGCTATGTGTCGGTTGCTATAATCTCCATCATTACTCTTCCTCATATCTTCCCTCCACTcaagtggtacttcatcttggtTGCTTATATTTTCGCCCCAGTTTTAGCATTCTGCAATGCCTATGGGTGCGGTCTTACAGATTGGTCTTTGGCTTCCACCTACGGGAAGCTTGCTATCTTTGTAATTGGAGCTTGGGCTGGTGCCGCTCACGGTGGTGTCCTCGCTGGCCTTGCGGCCTGTGGTGTTATGATGAATATTGTCTCGACTGCCTCAGATCTTATGCAGGACTTCAAGACTGGTTACCTAACGCTGGCTTCTCCCCGGTCCATGTTTGTGAGCCAAATCATTGGGACCGCGATGGGTTGTGTGATCGCTCCAAGTGTTTTCTGGCTTTTCTTCAAGGCCTTCAAAGATATTGGCGAAGAAGGAAGTCAGTACCCTGCACCCTATGCCACCATATACCGTAACATGGCTATTCTTGGTGTTGACGGCTTTGGCTCACTACCGAAACACTGTCTCACTCTCTGCTTCATTTTCTTTGCTGTCGCTATTATGATCAACTTGATAAAAGATCTGGTTAGCCCGAAGATTGCACGGTTTATACCAATCCCAATGGCAATGGCTATTCCTTTCTACATTGGATCATACTTCGCCATCGATATGTTTGTCGGAAGCGTCATATTATTCATCTGGGAAAAGATCAACAAGCCGAAGGCAGATTCCTTTGGTCCGGCAGTGGCATCTGGTTTGATATGTGGTGATGGGATATGGACTCTGCCACAAGCCGTGCTTGCACTTGCTCAAGTAAAGCCACCAATCTGCATGAAGTTTCTTTCGAGGAAGATGAACGACCAGGTGGATACTTTCATTTCGTCACTGTCTTAAATCACTCCTCATCGCCCTAATTGTGATTATGGCATAATGccatattactatttttttttctctttccttgtCTACTTTGCATCCTCTCCCAGCCCAAACATTTGCTGGTTGTGTTGCTAGCCGTGCTTTATCTATCTTGATGTGCATATTTCAAAATGTCTGAATCCTGAACATAAAATGGAAATGTTGTATGAACATTCTCTCAGTTGTAGCATTTTGGCAAACGCGGCATATACCAAAAAAACAAAATGTCTGTTCATGATAAAATCTTTTGTCAAAATGAGATGGATCTTCTGCTGGTCTCCACTTTGATAATCAGATACATTATATTGATTTGCGAGTTTGGATTGCTGTTTTTATttgtcaataaaaataataatgaaactGAACTATATATTTAGAGTCGACTTTAGAAATCTGTGaggtttcatatatttttttctattcaATGTTTTTTAGGCACCTTTGGATTCTGGTTGCCACACGATTATCTTTAAACATATGAATTGTTTGGATTATGCTTTGGTTACACAACtatgctatttttttttaataattattatttatttattttcattaactgttataaattattatattctgatttttattttaaatctttattgatttctttttgaatttctattattttaatattattaatgctattttgatttttttaaaaattcccctCGTGATCTATTTAGAATTTTTTactaactatatatatattaacaaTGTCTCCGGCCATGACGCAACGGTAAAACTCAAAGCACTTACGATTTGAATCTTAATTACAACGTAttgtaagatattttttttttccaattggaTGAAAATTTGGGACGTTAATTGTTGGACGAGGTGTCGTTCGTACTTCTAGATTTGTTTGATAGTCAATTTATGGGGTTGGACTATTCATCTCaggactaatatatatatatatatatatatatatatatatatatatatatatatatacacacggtTTTGCTCCTGCGATTTGGTGCGGCAATGGTGAGTTGGACATGCCACGTCATCTTAGTTaaagacaaaacaaaaaaaaacacatgaaAAGCAAAAAATCAAAGACGCGACCTAGGGTTTCTTTTCCTTCTCTCGCCGCCAATGGCGTAGCCAGCTTGAACAATTGCCCTGGGCTAAAAATGCTGAGCCCAGTAAAACTTAGCCCAGCATAGCAAGGTTGAAGCCTAAAATTACTGGACATTGCTAGGCTGTCGTTTCGCAGCCACTCCTCCCTCTCTTGTCGCCGCAGGAACAACTTCGCCACGACGCACGATGAGCTCCTTCGCCGCAACGCACGGCGTGATCCATCCTCTCCTTCCTGCGTGCCCTCTCACCCAACGCGCTCCTCTCCTCCCCACCGCTACATCTCGTGAGTTGACCCTAAAATTTTCCAAATTAGATGAGTTGTATGTGACGCCTTGCTTAGAATAGAAATTGATGTTTTCCATTTCGCAACAGCTACAAACATAAACTCAAGCAGTGGTTGAAGATTTTACAGAAGTTGACAACACTGCTCCATAAGACGGTAAGCTTGATATAATTTGTTAAGTATCTATTACTACTTTATAAATTTCAACAAATATTTGATACATCAGTCTTAGCTACATGAGTATTGTTTTGAATTTCCAAAATTTGTGTTTTTTTGGATCCTACA from Zingiber officinale cultivar Zhangliang chromosome 4B, Zo_v1.1, whole genome shotgun sequence includes:
- the LOC121974833 gene encoding probable metal-nicotianamine transporter YSL12 encodes the protein MASEEVEMHSIVKEEKLRRRRKEKGGEEEQEEEMSVERAFEGQRVPPWREQLTARALVVSFFLSVMFSVIVMKLNLTTGIIPSLNVAAGLLGFFFVKLWTKALEQTGLLRTPFTRQENTVIQTCVVAAYGLAFSGGFGSYLFGMSSKIAAKTTEADTSQNIKEPSLGWMIAFMFVVSFIGLFSVVPLRKIMIIDYKLIYPSGTATAYLINGFHTLNGEKLAKKQVWMLGKCFIGSFFWGFFQWFYTAADGCGFASFPTLGLKAYENRFYFDFSATYVGVGMICPYLVNVSVLLGGILSWGIMWPLINNQKGHWYPADTPPSSLHGLNGYKVFIGIAIILGDGLYNFVKVLHRTIATFVAAARQGPSTLPVTDDDSPAPAIVSYDDEKRTQVFLKDQIPQWVAYGGYVSVAIISIITLPHIFPPLKWYFILVAYIFAPVLAFCNAYGCGLTDWSLASTYGKLAIFVIGAWAGAAHGGVLAGLAACGVMMNIVSTASDLMQDFKTGYLTLASPRSMFVSQIIGTAMGCVIAPSVFWLFFKAFKDIGEEGSQYPAPYATIYRNMAILGVDGFGSLPKHCLTLCFIFFAVAIMINLIKDLVSPKIARFIPIPMAMAIPFYIGSYFAIDMFVGSVILFIWEKINKPKADSFGPAVASGLICGDGIWTLPQAVLALAQVKPPICMKFLSRKMNDQVDTFISSLS